The following are encoded together in the Drosophila sechellia strain sech25 chromosome 3R, ASM438219v1, whole genome shotgun sequence genome:
- the LOC6612658 gene encoding V-type proton ATPase 116 kDa subunit a isoform X5, producing MGSLFRSEEMALCQLFLQSEAAYACVSELGELGLVQFRDLNPDVNAFQRKFVNEVRRCDEMERKLRYLEKEIKKDGIPMLDTGESPEAPQPREMIDLEATFEKLENELREVNQNAEALKRNFLELTELKHILRKTQVFFDEQEGGVNQTTESMTRALITDEARTAGASMGPVQLGYMEKSNDREDYLPCFVAGVILRERLPAFERMLWRACRGNVFLRQAMIETPLEDPTNGDQVHKSVFIIFFQGDQLKTRVKKICEGFRATLYPCPEAPADRREMAMGVMTRIEDLNTVLGQTQDHRHRVLVAAAKNLKNWFVKVRKIKAIYHTLNLFNLDVTQKCLIAECWVPLLDIETIQLALRRGTERSGSSVPPILNRMQTFKNPPTYNRTNKFTKAFQALIDAYGVASYREMNPAPYTIITFPFLFAVMFGDLGHGAIMALFGLWMIRKEKGLAAQKTDNEIWNIFFGGRYIIFLMGVFSMYTGLIYNDIFSKSLNIFGSHWHLSYNKSTVMENKFLQLSPKGDYEGAPYPFGMDPIWQVAGANKIIFHNAYKMKISIIFGVIHMIFGVVMSWHNHTYFRNRISLLYEFIPQLVFLLLLFFYMVLLMFIKWIKFAATNNKPYSEACAPSILITFIDMVLFNTPKPPPENCETYMFMGQHFIQVLFVLVAVGCIPVMLLAKPLLIMQARKQANVQPIAGATSDAEAGGVSNGGSHGGGGGHEEEEELSEIFIHQSIHTIEYVLGSVSHTASYLRLWALSLAHAQLAEVLWTMVLSIGLKQEGPVGGIVLTCVFAFWAILTVGILVLMEGLSAFLHTLRLHWVEFQSKFYKGQGYAFQPFSFDAIIENGAAAAEE from the exons ATGGGTTCCCTGTTCCGCAGCGAGGAAATGGCGCTGTGCCAGCTGTTCCTGCAGAGCGAGGCTGCCTACGCCTGCGTCTCCGAGTTGGGAGAACTGGGATTGGTCCAGTTCCGAGAT CTCAATCCCGATGTCAACGCCTTCCAGAGGAAGTTCGTCAACGAGGTGCGCCGCTGCGATGAGATGGAGCGCAAGCTGCGTTACCTGGAGAAGGAGATCAAGAAGGACGGCATACCCATGTTGGACACCGGGGAGAGTCCCGAGGCCCCGCAGCCCCGCGAGATGATCGACCTGGAG GCCACCTTTGAGAAACTGGAGAACGAGTTGAGGGAGGTGAATCAGAACGCCGAGGCCCTGAAGCGCAACTTTCTGGAGCTGACCGAGCTGAAGCATATTTTGCGCAAAACCCAGGTGTTCTTCGATGAG CAAGAAGGCGGCGTTAACCAAACGACCGAGTCGATGACCCGCGCCTTGATCACGGACGAGGCACGCACCGCTGGTGCCTCCATGGGTCCCGTACAGCTCGG TTACATGGAAAAATCAAACGATCGTGAGGATTATCTTCCATG CTTCGTGGCTGGCGTCATCCTGAGGGAGCGGCTGCCGGCCTTCGAGCGGATGCTGTGGCGCGCCTGCAGGGGCAACGTCTTCCTGCGCCAGGCGATGATCGAGACGCCGCTGGAGGATCCCACCAAT GGCGACCAGGTGCACAAGTCCGTGTTCATCATCTTCTTCCAGGGTGACCAGCTGAAGACGCGCGTCAAGAAAATCTGCGAGGGCTTCCGGGCCACGCTCTATCCTTGCCCTGAAGCTCCAGCCGATCGGCGAGAGATGGCCATGGGTGTGATGACCCGCATCGAAGATCTGAACACCGTGCTCGGCCAGACGCAGGACCATCGCCACCGTGTGCTGGTCGCTGCGGCCAAGAACCTTAAAAACTGGTTCGTCAAGGTGCGCAAGATCAAGGCCATCTACCATACGCTGAATCTCTTCAATCTGGACGTGACCCAGAAGTGTCTGATCGCCGAGTGCTGGGTGCCGCTGCTGGACATTGAAACCATCCAGCTGGCCTTGCGCCGCGGAACCGAAAGATCGGGATCGTCGGTGCCGCCAATTCTCAACCGGATGCAGACGTTCAAGAATCCGCCGACCTACAATCGAACGAACAAGTTTACCAAGGCCTTCCAGGCATTGATCGATGCCTATGGCGTGGCCAGCTATCGGGAAATGAATCCGGCACCCTACACGATCATCACCTTTCCCTTCCTGTTCGCCGTGATGTTTGGAGATTTGGGCCACGGAGCTATCATGGCGCTCTTTGGTCTCTGGATGATTCGAAAGGAGAAGGGACTGGCGGCTCAGAAGACGGACAACGAGATTTGGAACATTTTCTTTGGCGGACGGTACATCATCTTCCTCATGGGCGTCTTCTCCATGTACACGGGTCTTATATACAACGATATATTCTCAAAGTCGCTGAATATCTTTGGATCGCATTGGCATTTGTCCTACAACAAGTCCACCGTGATGGAAAACAAGTTCCTGCAGTTGAGCCCGAAAGGCGACTACGAGGGCGCTCCGTATCCGTTCGGCATGGACCCCATTTGGCAGGTGGCGGGAGCCAATAAGATCATCTTCCACAACGCTTACAAAATGAAGATTTCGATAATTTTCGGTGTTATCCACATGATCTTCGGTGTGGTGATGAGCTGGCACAACCATACGTATTTCCGGAACAGGATCTCCCTGCTATACGAGTTCATTCCCCAGCTGGTctttctgttgctgctgttcttCTACATGGTTTTGTTGATGTTCATCAAGTGGATCAAATTTGCCGCCACCAATAATA AGCCCTACTCCGAAGCCTGCGCGCCTTCAATCCTGATCACCTTTATCGACATGGTGCTTTTTAACACGCCCAAGCCACCTCCGGAGAATTGTGAAACCTATATGTTCATGGGCCAGCACTTTATCCAGGTGTTATTTGTCCTGGTTGCCGTCGGCTGCATTCCCGTAATGTTGCTAGCCAAGCCGCTGCTCATCATGCAGGCCCGCAAGCAGGCGAAC GTACAGCCCATTGCTGGAGCCACTTCAGATGCAGAAGCCGGCGGCGTGTCCAATGGCGGCTCACacggtggtggcggtggccatgaggaggaagaggagctCTCTGAGATCTTTATTCACCAGAGCATCCACACCATCGAGTACGTCCTAGGTTCGGTATCCCACACCGCTTCCTATCTCCGATTGTGGGCGCTTTCCTTGGCCCATGCCC AGTTGGCTGAGGTGCTGTGGACCATGGTCCTCTCGATTGGCTTGAAGCAGGAAGGGCCGGTGGGTGGCATCGTATTGACCTGCGTGTTTGCCTTCTGGGCCATTCTCACCGTTGGCATTCTGGTACTCATGGAGGGCTTGTCTGCCTTCCTGCACACGCTGCGTCTCCATTG ggtcgagttccagagcaagtTCTACAAGGGCCAGGGTTACGCCTTCCAACCCTTCTCGTTTGATGCCATAATAGAAAACGGAGCTGCAGCCGCCGAGGAGTAA
- the LOC6612658 gene encoding V-type proton ATPase 116 kDa subunit a isoform X7, producing MGSLFRSEEMALCQLFLQSEAAYACVSELGELGLVQFRDLNPDVNAFQRKFVNEVRRCDEMERKLRYLEKEIKKDGIPMLDTGESPEAPQPREMIDLEATFEKLENELREVNQNAEALKRNFLELTELKHILRKTQVFFDEQEGGVNQTTESMTRALITDEARTAGASMGPVQLGFVAGVILRERLPAFERMLWRACRGNVFLRQAMIETPLEDPTNGDQVHKSVFIIFFQGDQLKTRVKKICEGFRATLYPCPEAPADRREMAMGVMTRIEDLNTVLGQTQDHRHRVLVAAAKNLKNWFVKVRKIKAIYHTLNLFNLDVTQKCLIAECWVPLLDIETIQLALRRGTERSGSSVPPILNRMQTFKNPPTYNRTNKFTKAFQALIDAYGVASYREMNPAPYTIITFPFLFAVMFGDLGHGAIMALFGLWMIRKEKGLAAQKTDNEIWNIFFGGRYIIFLMGVFSMYTGLIYNDIFSKSLNIFGSHWHLSYNKSTVMENKFLQLSPKGDYEGAPYPFGMDPIWQVAGANKIIFHNAYKMKISIIFGVIHMIFGVVMSWHNHTYFRNRISLLYEFIPQLVFLLLLFFYMVLLMFIKWIKFAATNNKPYSEACAPSILITFIDMVLFNTPKPPPENCETYMFMGQHFIQVLFVLVAVGCIPVMLLAKPLLIMQARKQANVQPIAGATSDAEAGGVSNGGSHGGGGGHEEEEELSEIFIHQSIHTIEYVLGSVSHTASYLRLWALSLAHAQLAEVLWTMVLSIGLKQEGPVGGIVLTCVFAFWAILTVGILVLMEGLSAFLHTLRLHWVEFQSKFYKGQGYAFQPFSFDAIIENGAAAAEE from the exons ATGGGTTCCCTGTTCCGCAGCGAGGAAATGGCGCTGTGCCAGCTGTTCCTGCAGAGCGAGGCTGCCTACGCCTGCGTCTCCGAGTTGGGAGAACTGGGATTGGTCCAGTTCCGAGAT CTCAATCCCGATGTCAACGCCTTCCAGAGGAAGTTCGTCAACGAGGTGCGCCGCTGCGATGAGATGGAGCGCAAGCTGCGTTACCTGGAGAAGGAGATCAAGAAGGACGGCATACCCATGTTGGACACCGGGGAGAGTCCCGAGGCCCCGCAGCCCCGCGAGATGATCGACCTGGAG GCCACCTTTGAGAAACTGGAGAACGAGTTGAGGGAGGTGAATCAGAACGCCGAGGCCCTGAAGCGCAACTTTCTGGAGCTGACCGAGCTGAAGCATATTTTGCGCAAAACCCAGGTGTTCTTCGATGAG CAAGAAGGCGGCGTTAACCAAACGACCGAGTCGATGACCCGCGCCTTGATCACGGACGAGGCACGCACCGCTGGTGCCTCCATGGGTCCCGTACAGCTCGG CTTCGTGGCTGGCGTCATCCTGAGGGAGCGGCTGCCGGCCTTCGAGCGGATGCTGTGGCGCGCCTGCAGGGGCAACGTCTTCCTGCGCCAGGCGATGATCGAGACGCCGCTGGAGGATCCCACCAAT GGCGACCAGGTGCACAAGTCCGTGTTCATCATCTTCTTCCAGGGTGACCAGCTGAAGACGCGCGTCAAGAAAATCTGCGAGGGCTTCCGGGCCACGCTCTATCCTTGCCCTGAAGCTCCAGCCGATCGGCGAGAGATGGCCATGGGTGTGATGACCCGCATCGAAGATCTGAACACCGTGCTCGGCCAGACGCAGGACCATCGCCACCGTGTGCTGGTCGCTGCGGCCAAGAACCTTAAAAACTGGTTCGTCAAGGTGCGCAAGATCAAGGCCATCTACCATACGCTGAATCTCTTCAATCTGGACGTGACCCAGAAGTGTCTGATCGCCGAGTGCTGGGTGCCGCTGCTGGACATTGAAACCATCCAGCTGGCCTTGCGCCGCGGAACCGAAAGATCGGGATCGTCGGTGCCGCCAATTCTCAACCGGATGCAGACGTTCAAGAATCCGCCGACCTACAATCGAACGAACAAGTTTACCAAGGCCTTCCAGGCATTGATCGATGCCTATGGCGTGGCCAGCTATCGGGAAATGAATCCGGCACCCTACACGATCATCACCTTTCCCTTCCTGTTCGCCGTGATGTTTGGAGATTTGGGCCACGGAGCTATCATGGCGCTCTTTGGTCTCTGGATGATTCGAAAGGAGAAGGGACTGGCGGCTCAGAAGACGGACAACGAGATTTGGAACATTTTCTTTGGCGGACGGTACATCATCTTCCTCATGGGCGTCTTCTCCATGTACACGGGTCTTATATACAACGATATATTCTCAAAGTCGCTGAATATCTTTGGATCGCATTGGCATTTGTCCTACAACAAGTCCACCGTGATGGAAAACAAGTTCCTGCAGTTGAGCCCGAAAGGCGACTACGAGGGCGCTCCGTATCCGTTCGGCATGGACCCCATTTGGCAGGTGGCGGGAGCCAATAAGATCATCTTCCACAACGCTTACAAAATGAAGATTTCGATAATTTTCGGTGTTATCCACATGATCTTCGGTGTGGTGATGAGCTGGCACAACCATACGTATTTCCGGAACAGGATCTCCCTGCTATACGAGTTCATTCCCCAGCTGGTctttctgttgctgctgttcttCTACATGGTTTTGTTGATGTTCATCAAGTGGATCAAATTTGCCGCCACCAATAATA AGCCCTACTCCGAAGCCTGCGCGCCTTCAATCCTGATCACCTTTATCGACATGGTGCTTTTTAACACGCCCAAGCCACCTCCGGAGAATTGTGAAACCTATATGTTCATGGGCCAGCACTTTATCCAGGTGTTATTTGTCCTGGTTGCCGTCGGCTGCATTCCCGTAATGTTGCTAGCCAAGCCGCTGCTCATCATGCAGGCCCGCAAGCAGGCGAAC GTACAGCCCATTGCTGGAGCCACTTCAGATGCAGAAGCCGGCGGCGTGTCCAATGGCGGCTCACacggtggtggcggtggccatgaggaggaagaggagctCTCTGAGATCTTTATTCACCAGAGCATCCACACCATCGAGTACGTCCTAGGTTCGGTATCCCACACCGCTTCCTATCTCCGATTGTGGGCGCTTTCCTTGGCCCATGCCC AGTTGGCTGAGGTGCTGTGGACCATGGTCCTCTCGATTGGCTTGAAGCAGGAAGGGCCGGTGGGTGGCATCGTATTGACCTGCGTGTTTGCCTTCTGGGCCATTCTCACCGTTGGCATTCTGGTACTCATGGAGGGCTTGTCTGCCTTCCTGCACACGCTGCGTCTCCATTG ggtcgagttccagagcaagtTCTACAAGGGCCAGGGTTACGCCTTCCAACCCTTCTCGTTTGATGCCATAATAGAAAACGGAGCTGCAGCCGCCGAGGAGTAA
- the LOC6612658 gene encoding V-type proton ATPase 116 kDa subunit a isoform X6, whose amino-acid sequence MGSLFRSEEMALCQLFLQSEAAYACVSELGELGLVQFRDLNPDVNAFQRKFVNEVRRCDEMERKLRYLEKEIKKDGIPMLDTGESPEAPQPREMIDLEATFEKLENELREVNQNAEALKRNFLELTELKHILRKTQVFFDEQEGGVNQTTESMTRALITDEARTAGASMGPVQLGFVAGVILRERLPAFERMLWRACRGNVFLRQAMIETPLEDPTNGDQVHKSVFIIFFQGDQLKTRVKKICEGFRATLYPCPEAPADRREMAMGVMTRIEDLNTVLGQTQDHRHRVLVAAAKNLKNWFVKVRKIKAIYHTLNLFNLDVTQKCLIAECWVPLLDIETIQLALRRGTERSGSSVPPILNRMQTFKNPPTYNRTNKFTKAFQALIDAYGVASYREMNPAPYTIITFPFLFAVMFGDLGHGAIMALFGLWMIRKEKGLAAQKTDNEIWNIFFGGRYIIFLMGVFSMYTGLIYNDIFSKSLNIFGSHWHLSYNKSTVMENKFLQLSPKGDYEGAPYPFGMDPIWQVAGANKIIFHNAYKMKISIIFGVIHMIFGVVMSWHNHTYFRNRISLLYEFIPQLVFLLLLFFYMVLLMFIKWIKFAATNNKPYSEACAPSILITFIDMVLFNTPKPPPENCETYMFMGQHFIQVLFVLVAVGCIPVMLLAKPLLIMQARKQANEEVQPIAGATSDAEAGGVSNGGSHGGGGGHEEEEELSEIFIHQSIHTIEYVLGSVSHTASYLRLWALSLAHAQLAEVLWTMVLSIGLKQEGPVGGIVLTCVFAFWAILTVGILVLMEGLSAFLHTLRLHWVEFQSKFYKGQGYAFQPFSFDAIIENGAAAAEE is encoded by the exons ATGGGTTCCCTGTTCCGCAGCGAGGAAATGGCGCTGTGCCAGCTGTTCCTGCAGAGCGAGGCTGCCTACGCCTGCGTCTCCGAGTTGGGAGAACTGGGATTGGTCCAGTTCCGAGAT CTCAATCCCGATGTCAACGCCTTCCAGAGGAAGTTCGTCAACGAGGTGCGCCGCTGCGATGAGATGGAGCGCAAGCTGCGTTACCTGGAGAAGGAGATCAAGAAGGACGGCATACCCATGTTGGACACCGGGGAGAGTCCCGAGGCCCCGCAGCCCCGCGAGATGATCGACCTGGAG GCCACCTTTGAGAAACTGGAGAACGAGTTGAGGGAGGTGAATCAGAACGCCGAGGCCCTGAAGCGCAACTTTCTGGAGCTGACCGAGCTGAAGCATATTTTGCGCAAAACCCAGGTGTTCTTCGATGAG CAAGAAGGCGGCGTTAACCAAACGACCGAGTCGATGACCCGCGCCTTGATCACGGACGAGGCACGCACCGCTGGTGCCTCCATGGGTCCCGTACAGCTCGG CTTCGTGGCTGGCGTCATCCTGAGGGAGCGGCTGCCGGCCTTCGAGCGGATGCTGTGGCGCGCCTGCAGGGGCAACGTCTTCCTGCGCCAGGCGATGATCGAGACGCCGCTGGAGGATCCCACCAAT GGCGACCAGGTGCACAAGTCCGTGTTCATCATCTTCTTCCAGGGTGACCAGCTGAAGACGCGCGTCAAGAAAATCTGCGAGGGCTTCCGGGCCACGCTCTATCCTTGCCCTGAAGCTCCAGCCGATCGGCGAGAGATGGCCATGGGTGTGATGACCCGCATCGAAGATCTGAACACCGTGCTCGGCCAGACGCAGGACCATCGCCACCGTGTGCTGGTCGCTGCGGCCAAGAACCTTAAAAACTGGTTCGTCAAGGTGCGCAAGATCAAGGCCATCTACCATACGCTGAATCTCTTCAATCTGGACGTGACCCAGAAGTGTCTGATCGCCGAGTGCTGGGTGCCGCTGCTGGACATTGAAACCATCCAGCTGGCCTTGCGCCGCGGAACCGAAAGATCGGGATCGTCGGTGCCGCCAATTCTCAACCGGATGCAGACGTTCAAGAATCCGCCGACCTACAATCGAACGAACAAGTTTACCAAGGCCTTCCAGGCATTGATCGATGCCTATGGCGTGGCCAGCTATCGGGAAATGAATCCGGCACCCTACACGATCATCACCTTTCCCTTCCTGTTCGCCGTGATGTTTGGAGATTTGGGCCACGGAGCTATCATGGCGCTCTTTGGTCTCTGGATGATTCGAAAGGAGAAGGGACTGGCGGCTCAGAAGACGGACAACGAGATTTGGAACATTTTCTTTGGCGGACGGTACATCATCTTCCTCATGGGCGTCTTCTCCATGTACACGGGTCTTATATACAACGATATATTCTCAAAGTCGCTGAATATCTTTGGATCGCATTGGCATTTGTCCTACAACAAGTCCACCGTGATGGAAAACAAGTTCCTGCAGTTGAGCCCGAAAGGCGACTACGAGGGCGCTCCGTATCCGTTCGGCATGGACCCCATTTGGCAGGTGGCGGGAGCCAATAAGATCATCTTCCACAACGCTTACAAAATGAAGATTTCGATAATTTTCGGTGTTATCCACATGATCTTCGGTGTGGTGATGAGCTGGCACAACCATACGTATTTCCGGAACAGGATCTCCCTGCTATACGAGTTCATTCCCCAGCTGGTctttctgttgctgctgttcttCTACATGGTTTTGTTGATGTTCATCAAGTGGATCAAATTTGCCGCCACCAATAATA AGCCCTACTCCGAAGCCTGCGCGCCTTCAATCCTGATCACCTTTATCGACATGGTGCTTTTTAACACGCCCAAGCCACCTCCGGAGAATTGTGAAACCTATATGTTCATGGGCCAGCACTTTATCCAGGTGTTATTTGTCCTGGTTGCCGTCGGCTGCATTCCCGTAATGTTGCTAGCCAAGCCGCTGCTCATCATGCAGGCCCGCAAGCAGGCGAAC GAAGAG GTACAGCCCATTGCTGGAGCCACTTCAGATGCAGAAGCCGGCGGCGTGTCCAATGGCGGCTCACacggtggtggcggtggccatgaggaggaagaggagctCTCTGAGATCTTTATTCACCAGAGCATCCACACCATCGAGTACGTCCTAGGTTCGGTATCCCACACCGCTTCCTATCTCCGATTGTGGGCGCTTTCCTTGGCCCATGCCC AGTTGGCTGAGGTGCTGTGGACCATGGTCCTCTCGATTGGCTTGAAGCAGGAAGGGCCGGTGGGTGGCATCGTATTGACCTGCGTGTTTGCCTTCTGGGCCATTCTCACCGTTGGCATTCTGGTACTCATGGAGGGCTTGTCTGCCTTCCTGCACACGCTGCGTCTCCATTG ggtcgagttccagagcaagtTCTACAAGGGCCAGGGTTACGCCTTCCAACCCTTCTCGTTTGATGCCATAATAGAAAACGGAGCTGCAGCCGCCGAGGAGTAA
- the LOC6612658 gene encoding V-type proton ATPase 116 kDa subunit a isoform X4 translates to MGSLFRSEEMALCQLFLQSEAAYACVSELGELGLVQFRDLNPDVNAFQRKFVNEVRRCDEMERKLRYLEKEIKKDGIPMLDTGESPEAPQPREMIDLEATFEKLENELREVNQNAEALKRNFLELTELKHILRKTQVFFDEQEGGVNQTTESMTRALITDEARTAGASMGPVQLGYMEKSNDREDYLPCFVAGVILRERLPAFERMLWRACRGNVFLRQAMIETPLEDPTNGDQVHKSVFIIFFQGDQLKTRVKKICEGFRATLYPCPEAPADRREMAMGVMTRIEDLNTVLGQTQDHRHRVLVAAAKNLKNWFVKVRKIKAIYHTLNLFNLDVTQKCLIAECWVPLLDIETIQLALRRGTERSGSSVPPILNRMQTFKNPPTYNRTNKFTKAFQALIDAYGVASYREMNPAPYTIITFPFLFAVMFGDLGHGAIMALFGLWMIRKEKGLAAQKTDNEIWNIFFGGRYIIFLMGVFSMYTGLIYNDIFSKSLNIFGSHWHLSYNKSTVMENKFLQLSPKGDYEGAPYPFGMDPIWQVAGANKIIFHNAYKMKISIIFGVIHMIFGVVMSWHNHTYFRNRISLLYEFIPQLVFLLLLFFYMVLLMFIKWIKFAATNNKPYSEACAPSILITFIDMVLFNTPKPPPENCETYMFMGQHFIQVLFVLVAVGCIPVMLLAKPLLIMQARKQANEEVQPIAGATSDAEAGGVSNGGSHGGGGGHEEEEELSEIFIHQSIHTIEYVLGSVSHTASYLRLWALSLAHAQLAEVLWTMVLSIGLKQEGPVGGIVLTCVFAFWAILTVGILVLMEGLSAFLHTLRLHWVEFQSKFYKGQGYAFQPFSFDAIIENGAAAAEE, encoded by the exons ATGGGTTCCCTGTTCCGCAGCGAGGAAATGGCGCTGTGCCAGCTGTTCCTGCAGAGCGAGGCTGCCTACGCCTGCGTCTCCGAGTTGGGAGAACTGGGATTGGTCCAGTTCCGAGAT CTCAATCCCGATGTCAACGCCTTCCAGAGGAAGTTCGTCAACGAGGTGCGCCGCTGCGATGAGATGGAGCGCAAGCTGCGTTACCTGGAGAAGGAGATCAAGAAGGACGGCATACCCATGTTGGACACCGGGGAGAGTCCCGAGGCCCCGCAGCCCCGCGAGATGATCGACCTGGAG GCCACCTTTGAGAAACTGGAGAACGAGTTGAGGGAGGTGAATCAGAACGCCGAGGCCCTGAAGCGCAACTTTCTGGAGCTGACCGAGCTGAAGCATATTTTGCGCAAAACCCAGGTGTTCTTCGATGAG CAAGAAGGCGGCGTTAACCAAACGACCGAGTCGATGACCCGCGCCTTGATCACGGACGAGGCACGCACCGCTGGTGCCTCCATGGGTCCCGTACAGCTCGG TTACATGGAAAAATCAAACGATCGTGAGGATTATCTTCCATG CTTCGTGGCTGGCGTCATCCTGAGGGAGCGGCTGCCGGCCTTCGAGCGGATGCTGTGGCGCGCCTGCAGGGGCAACGTCTTCCTGCGCCAGGCGATGATCGAGACGCCGCTGGAGGATCCCACCAAT GGCGACCAGGTGCACAAGTCCGTGTTCATCATCTTCTTCCAGGGTGACCAGCTGAAGACGCGCGTCAAGAAAATCTGCGAGGGCTTCCGGGCCACGCTCTATCCTTGCCCTGAAGCTCCAGCCGATCGGCGAGAGATGGCCATGGGTGTGATGACCCGCATCGAAGATCTGAACACCGTGCTCGGCCAGACGCAGGACCATCGCCACCGTGTGCTGGTCGCTGCGGCCAAGAACCTTAAAAACTGGTTCGTCAAGGTGCGCAAGATCAAGGCCATCTACCATACGCTGAATCTCTTCAATCTGGACGTGACCCAGAAGTGTCTGATCGCCGAGTGCTGGGTGCCGCTGCTGGACATTGAAACCATCCAGCTGGCCTTGCGCCGCGGAACCGAAAGATCGGGATCGTCGGTGCCGCCAATTCTCAACCGGATGCAGACGTTCAAGAATCCGCCGACCTACAATCGAACGAACAAGTTTACCAAGGCCTTCCAGGCATTGATCGATGCCTATGGCGTGGCCAGCTATCGGGAAATGAATCCGGCACCCTACACGATCATCACCTTTCCCTTCCTGTTCGCCGTGATGTTTGGAGATTTGGGCCACGGAGCTATCATGGCGCTCTTTGGTCTCTGGATGATTCGAAAGGAGAAGGGACTGGCGGCTCAGAAGACGGACAACGAGATTTGGAACATTTTCTTTGGCGGACGGTACATCATCTTCCTCATGGGCGTCTTCTCCATGTACACGGGTCTTATATACAACGATATATTCTCAAAGTCGCTGAATATCTTTGGATCGCATTGGCATTTGTCCTACAACAAGTCCACCGTGATGGAAAACAAGTTCCTGCAGTTGAGCCCGAAAGGCGACTACGAGGGCGCTCCGTATCCGTTCGGCATGGACCCCATTTGGCAGGTGGCGGGAGCCAATAAGATCATCTTCCACAACGCTTACAAAATGAAGATTTCGATAATTTTCGGTGTTATCCACATGATCTTCGGTGTGGTGATGAGCTGGCACAACCATACGTATTTCCGGAACAGGATCTCCCTGCTATACGAGTTCATTCCCCAGCTGGTctttctgttgctgctgttcttCTACATGGTTTTGTTGATGTTCATCAAGTGGATCAAATTTGCCGCCACCAATAATA AGCCCTACTCCGAAGCCTGCGCGCCTTCAATCCTGATCACCTTTATCGACATGGTGCTTTTTAACACGCCCAAGCCACCTCCGGAGAATTGTGAAACCTATATGTTCATGGGCCAGCACTTTATCCAGGTGTTATTTGTCCTGGTTGCCGTCGGCTGCATTCCCGTAATGTTGCTAGCCAAGCCGCTGCTCATCATGCAGGCCCGCAAGCAGGCGAAC GAAGAG GTACAGCCCATTGCTGGAGCCACTTCAGATGCAGAAGCCGGCGGCGTGTCCAATGGCGGCTCACacggtggtggcggtggccatgaggaggaagaggagctCTCTGAGATCTTTATTCACCAGAGCATCCACACCATCGAGTACGTCCTAGGTTCGGTATCCCACACCGCTTCCTATCTCCGATTGTGGGCGCTTTCCTTGGCCCATGCCC AGTTGGCTGAGGTGCTGTGGACCATGGTCCTCTCGATTGGCTTGAAGCAGGAAGGGCCGGTGGGTGGCATCGTATTGACCTGCGTGTTTGCCTTCTGGGCCATTCTCACCGTTGGCATTCTGGTACTCATGGAGGGCTTGTCTGCCTTCCTGCACACGCTGCGTCTCCATTG ggtcgagttccagagcaagtTCTACAAGGGCCAGGGTTACGCCTTCCAACCCTTCTCGTTTGATGCCATAATAGAAAACGGAGCTGCAGCCGCCGAGGAGTAA